A section of the Papio anubis isolate 15944 chromosome 2, Panubis1.0, whole genome shotgun sequence genome encodes:
- the TRMT10C gene encoding tRNA methyltransferase 10 homolog C has protein sequence MSVCVNFFRPFTRFLVPFTLHRKRNHLYSTILPRYISSKIPAVTSPNNESTPPSEELELDKWKTTMKSSVQEECVSTVSSSKDEDPLAATREFIEMWRLLGNEVPEHITEEELKTIMECVSKTAKKKYLKYLYVKEKHKKAKQIKKEMKAAAREEAKNVKLLETTEEDKQQNFLFLRLWDRNINIAMGWKGAQAMQFGQPLVFDMAYENYMKPKELQYTISQLLESEGWNRRNVDPFHIYFCNLKTDSAYHRELVKRYEEKWDKLLLTATEKSHVDLFPKDSIIYLTADSPNVMTTFRHDKVYIIGSFVDKKMQPGTSLAKAKRLKLATECLPLDKYLQWDTGNKNLTLDQMMRILLCLKNTGNWEEALKFVPQRKHSGFLEISQYSQEFINRLKKAKTSNSFSKGSLNVCAQKWLK, from the coding sequence ATGAGTGTTTGTGTAAATTTCTTCAGACCTTTCACCAGGTTTTTGGTGCCATTTACCCTTCATAGGAAGAGAAATCATTTATATTCAACAATTTTGCCGAGGTACATATCTTCCAAAATACCAGCTGTTACTTCTCCTAATAATGAGAGTACACCCCCTTCTGAAGAGCTAGAATTGGATAAGTGGAAAACCACCATGAAATCTAGTGTGCAAGAAGAATGTGTTTCAACAGTCTCAAGCAGTAAGGATGAAGATCCTCTAGCTGCCACCAGAGAGTTCATTGAGATGTGGAGATTGCTTGGCAATGAAGTACCAGAACACATCACTGAAGAAGAGCTCAAAACCATTATGGAATGTGTttctaaaacagcaaaaaaaaaatatttaaaatatttatatgtgaaggaaaaacacaaaaaagctaagcaaataaaaaaggaaatgaaagcagcAGCAAGGGAAGAAGCAAAAAATGTCAAGCTGCTGGAAACCACTGAGGAAGATAAACAGCAAAACTTTCTATTCTTACGACTTTGGGATAGGAATATAAACATTGCAATGGGCTGGAAGGGTGCCCAGGCCATGCAGTTTGGACAACCTTTGGTTTTTGACATGGCTTACGAAaattatatgaaaccaaaagaaTTGCAGTATACTATTTCCCAGCTTTTAGAAAGTGAAGGATGGAACAGAAGAAATGTTGatcctttccatatttatttcTGCAATCTAAAAACAGATAGTGCTTATCACAGAGAGTTGGTTAAACGGTATGAAGAAAAATGGGACAAACTGCTTTTAACAGCAACAGAAAAGTCTCATGTAGATTTATTTCCAAAGGACAGTATTATCTATTTAACTGCAGATTCTCCCAATGTTATGACTACTTTCAGGCATGACAAAGTTTATATAATTGGGTCTTTTGTTGATAAGAAGATGCAGCCAGGCACATCCCTAGCCAAGGCAAAACGGCTGAAGCTGGCAACTGAATGCCTTCCATTAGATAAATATTTACAATGGGATACTGGTAACAAAAATCTCACCTTAGATCAAATGATGCGTATTTTGTTATGTCTGAAAAACACTGGTAATTGGGAAGAGGCTCTGAAATTTGTTCCCCAGAGAAAACATAGTGGTTTTCTGGAGATTTCTCAGTATTCTCAAGAGTTTATCAACAGATTGAAGAAGGCAAAGACTTCTAATTCATTTTCAAAAGGTTCTCTAAATGTGTGTGCACAGAAGTGGCTCAAATGA